The Dermochelys coriacea isolate rDerCor1 chromosome 7, rDerCor1.pri.v4, whole genome shotgun sequence genome window below encodes:
- the RPL32 gene encoding 60S ribosomal protein L32: MPALRPLVKPKIVKKRTKKFIRHQSDRYVKIKRNWRKPRGIDNRARRRFKGQILMPNIGYGSNRKTKHMLPTGFKKFLVHNVKELEVLMMSNKSYCAEIAHNVSSKNRKVIVERAAQLAIKITNPNARLRSEENE, encoded by the exons ATGCCTGCTCTCAGACCCCTGGTGAAACCTAAGATCGTCAAGAAGAGAACCAAGAAGTTCATCCGCCATCAGTCAGATCGCTATGTCAAGATCAAG CGCAACTGGCGTAAGCCAAGAGGTATCGATAACAGAGCTCGCAGGAGGTTCAAGGGCCAAATCTTGATGCCCAACATTGGCTATGGTAGCAATAGAAAGACGAAACACATGCTGCCCACCGGATTCAAAAAGTTTTTGGTCCACAATGTCAAAGAACTTGAGGTGCTGATGATGAGTAACAA GTCTTATTGTGCAGAGATTGCTCACAATGTTTCCTCCAAGAACCGCAAGGTAATTGTAGAGCGAGCAGCTCAGCTTGCTATCAAGATCACCAATCCAAATGCCAGACTGCGCAGTGAGGAAAATGAATAA